A portion of the Oncorhynchus gorbuscha isolate QuinsamMale2020 ecotype Even-year linkage group LG19, OgorEven_v1.0, whole genome shotgun sequence genome contains these proteins:
- the LOC124006433 gene encoding beta-secretase 1-like produces the protein MEALCPRWMVFLWTIVCLFVGVSFGTNEAEVEPNTSGPLAIHFPLRQGPLSEPQPQHLARHRSSRAARRRRGVGGINFVDMIDNLRGKSGQGYYVEMAVGSPPQKLNILVDTGSSNFAVGAAAHPFLCRYYHRSLSKSYRDLGRSVYVPYTQGRWEGELGTDLVSVPHGPNASLRANIAAITQSDRFFINGSNWEGILGLAYAEIARPDETLEPFFDSLVRQTPVPNLFSLQMCGAGFTQNYSLGSATVGGSMIIGGVDSSLYVGDLWYTPIRREWYYEVIIVRIEVNGQDLNMDCKEYNYDKSIVDSGTTNLRLPRKVFQAAVKAIEAASSTEQFPSGFWLGEQLVCWQAGTTPWHIFPVISLYLMSENRNQSFRISILPQQYLRPVEDVASAQEDCYKFAVSQSSTGTVMGAVIMEGFYVVFDRQRKRIGFAVSTCHVHDEFRTASVEGPYHGVDLEDCGYNIPQTDESTLMTIAYIMAGICALFMLPLCLMVCQWRFSRCLRPPGFGDFADDISLLK, from the exons ATGGAGGCACTCTGTCCTCGTTGGATGGTATTTTTATGGACGATTGTCTGCCTATTTGTAGGTGTCAGCTTCGGCACCAACGAGGCTGAAGTTGAACCAAACACCTCAGGCCCTCTGGCTATTCACTTCCCACTGCGACAGGGCCCTCTCTCCgagccccaaccccagcatttGGCTCGGCACCGCTCCTCGAGGGCAGCGCGGAGGCGCAGAGGAGTCGGTGGCATCAATTTCGTGGACATGATCGACAACCTTCGTGGGAAATCCGGACAGGGCTACTACGTGGAGATGGCAGTGGGTTCACCGCCACAGAAg TTGAATATTCTGGTGGACACAGGCAGCAGTAACTTTGCAGTTGGGGCAGCTGCTCACCCTTTCCTCTGCAGATACTACCATCGCTCACT GTCTAAATCCTACCGCGACCTTGGGCGCAGTGTCTATGTACCCTACACCCAGGGCCGCTGGGAGGGTGAGCTGGGCACTGACCTGGTGTCTGTGCCGCATGGCCCCAACGCCTCGCTCCGTGCCAACATCGCTGCCATTACCCAGTCGGACCGCTTCTTCATCAACGGATCCAACTGGGAGGGCATCCTGGGCCTGGCCTACGCCGAGATCGCTCGg CCTGATGAGACACTGGAGCCTTTCTTTGACTCGCTGGTGCGGCAGACCCCCGTGCCCAACCTGTTCTCCCTGCAGATGTGTGGCGCAGGGTTCACCCAGAACTACAGCCTGGGCAGTGCCACCGTGGGCGGCAGCATG ATCATTGGTGGAGTGGATTCTTCTCTCTATGTTGGGGACCTGTGGTACACCCCGATCCGCCGGGAGTGGTATTATGAGGTCATCATTGTGCGCATTGAGGTCAATGGTCAGGATCTCAACATGGACTGCAAGGAG TACAACTATGATAAGAGCATTGTGGACAGTGGCACCACTAACCTCCGGCTCCCTCGCAAAGTGTTCCAGGCAGCCGTGAAGGCCATCGAGGCAGCCTCGTCT ACGGAGCAGTTTCCCTCTGGGTTCTGGTTGGGGGAGCAGCTGGTGTGCTGGCAGGCGGGCACCACCCCGTGGCACATCTTCCCTGTCATCTCGCTCTACCTCATGAGTGAGAACCGCAACCAGTCCTTCCGCATCTCCATTCTCCCACAG CAGTACCTGCGACCTGTGGAGGACGTAGCCTCTGCCCAGGAGGACTGCTATAAGTTTGCCGTGTCCCAGTCCAGCACGGGCACCGTCATGGGCGCCGTCATCATGGAGGGCTTCTATGTGGTGTTCGACCGCCAGAGGAAACGCATCGGGTTTGCCGTCAGCACCTGCCATG TGCACGATGAGTTCCGCACAGCCTCCGTTGAGGGGCCGTACCATGGCGTGGACCTGGAGGACTGCGGCTACAACATCCCGCAGACGGACGAGTCCACCCTCATGACCATTGCCTACATAATGGCGGGCATCTGTGCCCTCTTCATGCTGCCATTGTGCCTTATGGTGTGCCAGTGGCGTTTCTCCCGCTGCCTTCGTCCACCTGGATTTGGGGACTTTGCTGATGATATCTCACTCCTCAAATGA